Part of the Neorhodopirellula lusitana genome is shown below.
AGCCGAGTGTACGCGGATCGTTTGCAACATGTCCCGCCTGCTTGGGATCGTGCGTTCGAGGTCAACGCAAGTGAGGACGAAGCGATGCGCGCCTCTTGCGTCGAGTTCATTTTGGCGGGGCTGTACAGTATCGATAAGATCAGCCGCTCGCAAAAGCACGGCAAGATCCACTACGAAACCTGATTGCAAAACGTGGGCTTGAACATGTTCCGCAGCGACGGCGATTCAGGGTTGAAACGCCGTTGTCGGAACCGTTTGGGGTCACCGACTGCATCTTGTGCACTGATTGTGATCTAGTCTTTTTAAGCAGCCCAATTTTCGAAACGCCCCAGTGCCAGAACGTGCAGTTGCCAAATGGCCTGAGTTTCCGAAACGCTTTAACGCCCGCCCACCATGATTTGTCCGACGAGTAACCAGACAAAAGTAAAAGCGACACCGAATGCGGTATGGACTGCATCAACGTTCATTGAAAGCACCTCAGGCAGAGATTGATCATTCGGCAATTGCTCGGATGCAATCGACGAATGGTAAGGGAACGGAAAGTGGGCCGTTTCCCTGGCCTGAGTGCGAGTGGGTTTCGAGTGAGCGTCGCACGAGGGCGTTGCTTTGACTTTCGAAACCGACTGGCGGTTTTATTCCATGCGGAGTATCCGACGCCGCAAGAGTAGTTATCGGAATCGTCGCAGCAAAAGTTTTGGAAAAGATCGCTCGGTCCTAGCAATGACCCAACCGGATCAACTTAACAGGCTCTTTGGGGAACGCTGTCGGGTGAAACAGAGACGCGTTGGAGCGGGGACGCAGTCCCACGTGCTTAGGCCACACTGCTATTTGGGGCCGTCGGGCTAGTCGAAATCCACTTCGCCGGCCAAGTGAAGATGAACGTTGCACCTTCGCCCAGGCTGGACTCAATCCAAATGTCACCACCTAGGTTGTTGATTTGTTTTTTGGCAATTGCGAGTCCCATGCCGGTGCCGTCCACGTCGATCGCAATGCGTTGGTACATCTCGAACACTTTTTGATGAAACCGGGGGTCGATGCCTGGGCCATTGTCACGGACGGCAAACCGACAAACGTCACCGTCACGTGAAGTCTTGACTTCAATCGTGCCTTGACCGCCCTTGTCGTTGTACTTCACCGCATTGTTGATCAGGTTTCTTAGCACTTGTTCTAGCGGTGTGCGGAACGTTTGCAGGACGGGAAGGCGATTCGCAGCGGTGATCCGAAATCCTTCAGGAGGATCGACCATGGAGATAATCGTTGCCAACAAGCTGCCCACATCCACTGTCTCGGTATGCTGTTCGACACGTCCGACGCGTGAGTAGTTTAAAAGATCGTCAAGCAGGGCTTCCATCTTCTTGACCCGCTCCTGCATCAGTAGGAGGTGCTTGTTTGATTCTTCGGGAAGCAGGTCACTGCAGTCTTCACGGACCCACGTTGCCAAGTGGTTGATGCCACGCAGTGGACTCTTTAAGTCATGGGAAGCGACATAGGCAAAATGATCGAGTTCCTCATTCATTTCCTCCAACGCAGATGCTTTCTCAGACACTTCTTTGCGGAGTCGTTCTGAATCAACGAGCAACTCTTGAGTTTCTCGATTGCGATCACTGAACACCTGAGCGGCCTGTGCCATGCGTCCAATTTCGTCGTTGCGATCCAGTGCTGGAATGGTTTCGATGGTTTCGCCCGAGCCTAGCCGCCGAAAGGTCTCCGTGATCGATGACAACGGCGAAACGATTGTTAGTGACAGGCGTGTGGCCAGCGCCGCGGCGAGTGCAATTGCGGCGATCGATGTCAGGATGCTGATGATCCGTATGTTGCGATTCGATGCGTTCCGAGCGAGCTGATCTTGGTTCCTGCGAACTTCGACTTCGTCTTTTAGACGATTGGAATAGTAGGTGAACTCTGAAATTTCGCCAGCCATCACGATGTTGGAATAGAACATGTAGCTGCGGGTTGCCTGGAAGGCCCGCGTGCCCAATTGGATGAACTCAGCAAGTTCCTGGTCCAATCGTTTTTGAATGGCGGTCGCCGCTTCCAAGTCGTTTTGATCGGCGACGCGTTGCATGAGTTGCCGGCACGTCGAAACGGACGCAATCGCGGAGTCGAAATCGCTCGACTGTGGGTTGATGAAGTATTGTTGCAGGGATTGTTGTGCGTTCAGATAGGCTTGCACACCGTCGATCAAATCGCTGTCAGTCTTCGCGGATCGATTCGTGTTGTTGAACAGTACCTGCTTTTGTAATTCATCGATCGTCTGGTTGACCTTCGCGTCTTGGATCGGCAATTCGACTTGCACGAGTTGCGTTCGAAGTTCGCGTTCGTCGGCGGCTTGTTCCAATTGATCGTCGAACGTGACGAGCGAAAGTCGCATGCGTTGAAGAAGCTCTCGCATGCTGGCAGCATCATCCTGGACGATGACGCTGTCGATCTTGAAGAGTAAGGTTTCCTGGATCGAGATCGCGCCGGCAAGTTGGGAAAGGCCGCCAGTCTGCAAGTACTTTTCGGCCTGGGCTTTCAATTCTTGAATATCGCGGTCAATCTCACGAATGGCAGAAACGGTGCGTTCGGATTGTTCGTAAACCTCGAAGTTGCTCGACCATCGAGCTTGGTTAACCCACAAGATCAGGGTGCTGAACACGCACACGCCCATTAGAATCGCGCACATCGCGTAGATGCGTTGTCGCAATGAATAACGTATGGCGGAGTCGGTCACAGGATGTTCTCGAAAGGCTGAGAGCGGATTCGAATGAAGGGGCACAGTCGCTAGCAATGTGCTAGCTGGAAAGGAACTCGTTCCACCGAATGAGGCTGTATTCGTAGTTCTGCATCACGGTGTTCCAGACTGCGACGTTGGAGAAGCGTTTCTCGTACGAGCCACCGTCGCGGCGTTGCCCTTTTTCGGCCACTTTGGAACCATCGGTGCCCACCAGTTCTTCGGTGGCGGGTAAGCCGCGATACCAAAAGTCCCACTCAGCTTCACTTAGGAACGGTTTGGAACGTTGGGGATTCGAAATGTAGTAGCCTTGGCGAGCGATGAACGCGCCCGGCCATCCTGAAAGCCACCAGTTCATGTACTCGTACGCGGCGTCCTGCGTTTCGCTGCTGACGGCCGTGGAAAGGCACATCACGCCGTGCCAGGCTCGATAGCCTTCACGGGGCGAAGCATAAACGCAGTCAATTCCTTGCCCACGAAGTTGATACACCGCTGGCGAGAACATGCTTTCGATGGACGATTCCCCTCGCTTCATCAGCTCAACGGAGGCGGGCACGCTGCTCCAGACGCCTCGGAAGTGACCCGACTTTCGGTACTCCAACAGAATCGAGAACAGCTGATCGAGCTCTTTGCGAGTTAGATTTCCGATGTCTCGAAACTGCAAGAGACCTTTGGCTTGAGCGGCCAGGGCCAGATCGAAAAGGCCAATTGTCGGTTCGTTAACAATGGCGACTTTGCCGTGATGTTTTTCGTCTAGTAACCAAGACCAGCTTTCCGTTTCATACGCAATGCCACGCTTGATTTGGCTGGCGTCGTACCCGAACGAGTCTGCGTTGTGAACGTAAGGTAGAAAGCTGACACGATCGGTAACGCGACTGCCGAGTGAGTTGTCTTCTTGGACGAAAAGGATTTTGTTAGGCGCGTCGCCGGCGCCCACGCGAGCGTCCGAGGTCAGCCGGCCTTGGGTGGTCAATTGATTGATTTCAGACCAGTTCCGAATTCGCGTCGAGTCAATGGGTTGAATTGTTTGTGCTTGCCAAAGGACCCGGATGCTGTTGGACCACTGTTCATACAAGTCGAACGACTTTGGCTGAGTCGACGCCTGGTGCATCACCTGAGCGCTCCCGCCCGGTGCGAATTCCAGTTCGATCCCCAGATCTTGTTGTGCTTTGAGCCGCAACTTTTCCTGCAGCGTGACGTGGGTGCCGAGGATCCGCAGCTTCCATTTCGTTGGCGAATGGATCGTGATTTCAGATTGAGCCTGTGGGGCTGAGACCGGTGCGGCGGGTGCGGTGGCTTTCGACGGACCGGTTGCCGCCTGAATCGGGGCGGATTGAACCCGTTTCGTGGGCATTGAAGCGAGCGTCAGCGATGCAGTGCACATCTTCAGCGCGGCTCGGCGATCGCATTTACGCTTCAAAACTTGCACTCCTGTCCCAAAGGACGGCTTACTGGCCGATCGAACGAGGTTCGGGGGCCAGTCGCGAATTGATAGTTGGAGTGAAGTATCGGTCGTAGATGAAGGAGAAGTCGATGCTCAAATTGTCGAAACTCAAGTTCCGACCGAATGTGTTTGATCGCTCATCTGCAATTGAATCATGTCGCGGTACCGGCCACCTTGGTCCAGCAGCTCTTGATGCGTGCCAACTTCCAGGACTTCACCGTCTTCGAGAACGACGATTTGGTCCGCACCCACGATTGTGCTTAACCGGTGAGCGATCACGAAAGCAGTTCGGTCTTGCAGCAATTCTTCTAAGCTGCCTTGAATCAAACGTTCACTTTCGCTGTCCAGATTGCTGGTCGCTTCGTCCAGGATCAGGATCTGTGGGTCGGCCAGGATGGCTCGTGCGATCGCCAATCTTTGTCGTTGACCGCCGGACAGCTTGACACCACGTTCGCCGATCAAAGTTTCATAGCCATCTTTGAACTTGGAAATGAACTCATCCGCGGCTGCCGCCCTTGCCGCCTGAATCACCATTTCTCGGTTAGCCCGTGGTTGCGCGTAGGCAATATTTTCGTGAATGCTTCCGTCAAACAAAAAAACGTCTTGTTCCACAATCCCTAGCAATGATCGATAGCTTGATAGTTGAATATCCCGCAAGTCAACGCCGTTGAAGAGCACCGCGCCTTCCGTGGGATCGTAGAACCTTGAGATTAGGTTGGTCAGTGTTGTCTTGCCCGCGCCGCTGCGTCCGACGATCGCGACGGTTTGGCCGGACTCGACATTGAGTGACACGTTTCGAAGTACCTTGGCATCGGATCCCGGGTACGCAAAGGAAACATTCTGCATCGCAATCGCGCCTCCTCGTACTTGAGATGACAACCGCGAAGCTCCCTCACGGCTGGGGAGCTCTTCGTCAACATCCAGAACATCCAAGATCCGGTCGAGACCGGCGAGGTTGTTTTGGAACGTGACAGCGCTGCCCGCGATGGTCGCAAGTGGATCCAATAGCATCGTCAGGTAGACCAGGAACATCATCAGGTCGCCCAGTGTTAGGTCACCGTCAATGATTTGGAACCCGCCGTATAGCAACAGGCCGGTCGAGGCCAATGGAATAATGACTTCCCAGATTGTTTCGATGATCCGCATCCACCACCAAGTGAAAAGTTGTTGGCGAACGAGAAAATCGCCTTCGCGTACATAGCGAGACGACTCGCTGCGGGCTCGCGAAAAGGTACGGACGACTCGGATGCCGCCGAAGGTCTCTGTTGCCCCGCTGTCAATTCGTTGACGTTGCTTGCGGACATCGCGAAACAACGGCCGGATCCGGTTGATGTAAGTACGGTGAGTGATCCACACGATCGGAAGCAGTGCCAATCCGCCCAGCATCAGTTTCCAGTCCACGAACATCAGGATGACCAGGGAACCGATGAACTGCACAACCGCCCGCCACGGGTTGTAGAGCATGCTGAAGATCATTTCGGAAACACCACCGGCGTCTTCCCGAATGAGACTCGCCACGCCACCACTCTTCATCGAGTAGACATGGTGCAGGGGAAGTCGAACGGCGTGATCGAAGACGTGGCGGCGGATCGACACCTGTGATTGGTTGACGGCCTTTGTCGCCAGCCAGCGTCCAGCCAAATTAGCGGCCGTGCCGATCAAGGTGATCACCGTGACTGCGATTGCGATTCCAACCAGTGTTCGCATGGGGGCGGACACGGGATCGCCCAAGACCGCTTCGACTCCGTCCAACTGTGACATCCACTCTGGCAAAGGTTGCGCGGGTTTTGTCAGGACGGAGTCGATAGCAAGCTTGGTGCCCAGCGGTGGAATCAGCCGCAAGGCGATACTGATCGTGAGGAATACCAACGCGGAAACAATCGTTTTGCGATGCCCGTCGATTAGCTTCCAAAACTCGCGAAACAGTTCCATGAAAGAACGCTCGCGGTCACCGATCTTTTTGGCACTGCGGTCGGATGACCCGTGCACGGAGCCACCGGCATGCCTGCTTTTGGGGTCGCTATGTCGGTTGCGGACGGTTTGTCGATAGTCGTCAAATCGAAGTCGGCTTGGTTGGATGGGCATCTTAGTTATTTACCTGCCTGCCGTTCGGGACGGCGGCGTGACCGTGGATAGGCCAAGGATTCGGATTGGGCGAGCGTGTGTCTGTCACGAATGACATGCTGGTGACTGTCCAGCTCGTGGTGCCGGAAATCGGGTGATACCGGAAATATTAGGAGGGCGAGATCGCGGTGGGTTTCGTCAATGGGTGCGGAACGACGGCGAGATGGATCAGTTGAGAAATTTGTGGTGAAATTTTCCCGCAAGTGGACAGTGCGGTACACCACCTGATTGGTTGAATGGCTTTTGGCGACTTCGGAGCCATTCCAGGGAGCTCGCGGCAGCTCCAGCAACGGTAGGTCGAAAGTGGTGCGGATCGCGGCTGGACTGTGAAATGGCTGGAGGGGAGTGGGAACCCAAAGGGATCAAAAATTAACTTGCATGCAGCGAGTTTCCCCCATATCAATCTGTATACCAAGGTGTGTTGTTCGCACCACGTAGTTTTCCGGCTCGATCCCTTCGTTCGGTGACAACCTAACGGACTGGCGGGTATTGGATCGCGGAAAGATTGCGACACTGGCATGTTGCCTTTCGCTTGTACTGTTGTCGTTTATGAGTCACGCAGCTTTTGCCTCGCTCCGAACACTGCTCGTTTTGCTGGTGATTTTCGGCCTGGGTTCGATGGGTGGTTGTGGATCAGGTAACAATAGCGAGGTGAAGGAATCGGGGGATTACACCTTCGATGAGGTGGCAGCGAAGATTCAGGCCGAAGAAGCGGACTCAGACGGGGAACTTAGTGATGAGTTATAGCGCAGAGCCAACTCCTGCCCGCTGTTTTGAATTCAAACAGCGTGCTAAATCAGTTCAGCATGCTGGATCCGTTCCGCGTTTTGAAATTTTGCGGCCTCGACCAGGATTCACCTTGGTCGAGTTGCTGGTCGTAATCGCAATCATTGGTGTGCTTGTTGGATTGCTATTGCCAGCGGTTCAAGGCGCTCGTGAAGCGGCCCGGCGAATGAGCTGTAGCAACAATGTCAAACAGATCGGATTGGGGCTCCATAACTACCACGCGGCATACAACCAGTTGCCCATTCAGGGGACCGGCGCTACTAACGAAGCCAACAACAGTTCCACGGCAGCACAAGATGACGATGGGACTGGCTTCACTCGTTTAGAGCTGTCTTACCTAGTAGGGTTGCTTCCCTTTGTCGAACAGCAGGCGGTTTGGGAACAAGTTAGCAACCCGATGGTGGAAGAAGATGGAGATCTTTGGCCCGCGTTTGGGCCTCGACCCATTGTCGGTGACTATCCGCCTTGGGCGACCAACATTTCCACCTTCCGCTGTCCCAGTGATCCCGGGTCCGGTTTGCCGGCCCTCGGACGTACGAACTACGCTGCTTGCACTGGTGATTCTTTCTATCACGCAATGGAAGGGGTTACCGTGTGGACCGGTTCGGTCAGCAACGGACGTTGGTTATACGAGACCGATGCACAGGCGATGATGCGGTCCCGTTGCGGATTGCGAGGAGCGTTTGTGACTCGCAAGACGATGCGATTTCGCGACATCATTGATGGGCTATCCAACACGATCGCGGTTGGCGAAATTATCACAGGTCTGCAAGATAACGACGTTCGCGCGGTTGGCTTTGACGACACAAAGCATGGCGGCACGACGCTCAAGATGTTGAACAATCCTAAATTGTGTGAGGAAGTCGGGATGGCCGATGGCTGGCTAGATCCTTCGCGTCCTGGGTTTTGGACCGGCGGGGCCGACACCTCGGAAGTGACTCAGCGAGGATATCGCTGGGCCGACTATCATCCCATGCACACCCAGTTCAACACGGTCTTGCCGCCGAACGCGGAAGTATGCACGGTGTCCAAATCCGAACGCTATGGGGTTCTGCCTAGCAGCAGCCATCACCTTGGTGGGGTGCATCTGTTGCTGGCCGATGGGGCCGTCAAGTTCGTGACCGATTCCATTGATGCGGGGAACCCGAAGAGCCCTTGTGTGTTTTGTGACGCAACCAGTTCGGGTGACGACAGTTCGTTGCCCGCCGGCTCACACAGTCCGTACGGTTTGTGGGGGGCGTTGGGAACGCGAGCTTCGCGTGAATCGATCCAGGAAGCGTTCTAAGGGGTTGCTCAATCGGGAAGATTTTCTTCCCGTGGGACAGTGTCGCTGGACTGAGATTCGCTATAATTTCGGATCGCTTCTCTGAATATTGACACAAGGCCGTCCGATGAACGATCCATCCTACGAGTCCTGTTCGCCTGAGTCGTTCGACTTTGGGGAACATGGAGTGGCTCGCGGTCTCACCGATGTCGGCCGGCGTCGCAGCCAGAACCAGGATCAGTTTCTGATCGCGGAGCTTCGTAAGTCGATGCAGGTCCAAGCGTCGAGTCTCCGGTTCGAATCCCAGACCAATTTGTTTGGCGATGCTCGGGGGCAATTGTGGATCGTTGCCGATGGCATGGGTGGGCACGCTGCCGGTCAAAGAGCTAGCCGTGTTGCGATGGACCAGTTGATCCAGCAACTGCTCAACACCGTGCACTGGTTTTTGCAATCGGATCAGGTTCAGAGCGTTGACGAATCGGAATTCGTCAGCTCGCTTCAGCGGATCCTGCATGTGGCCCACGCTCAGATCCTTTCGGAGGCGGAGAGTGATCAATCACAACGTGGGATGGGCACCACCTTGACGATGGCCTACGTCGTTTGGCCGAGGATGTACGTGGTCCACGTTGGGGACAGTCGGTGTTATTTGGTTCGCGATGGGGTGTGCGAACAATTGACCACCGACCACACCTTGGCGCATCAGTTAGTCGAAGCCGGGGGTCTGAATCCGGAAGACGAAGCCGCGAGTCGTTGGAGCAACGTGCTGTGGAACGTTTTGGGCGGCAGCGGCGAACATGAGCTGACTGCCGAAGTGCGGCGTGTGGACCTGATGGAAGGTGACACCGTGTTGCTGTGCAGCGACGGACTGAGTCGCTATTTGTCAGCAACAGCTCTCGCTGACGTTATCGCCGAAGGCACGAGCGAGCTGAATGCCGTTTGTCAGCGACTGGTCGATCTGGCGAATGAAGCAGGCGGTGAAGACAACATTACCGTGATCGTCGCGAAGCCCGATCGAGTTTTATTGGCCACCCGGCCGAATCGAGACGACGAGTTGGACCTAAGGAATCTATTGACCAATCCGGGAGTCTCGCCGGACGATTACTCCGACGCCGAAACACTTCCCGGCTGAATGGCGTTCACACGCCGGAATTTCCTTGCAACCGGTTCGCTGGCACGCTTGACCCTTTGGGTGAGACGATTGGGCAGTTAGAATGGGTCAGTGAACCCCAAGCCAATGATGGCAAGATCGACGCGATATCGAGAACGTTTTCGATTCGATCCCGCTATTGGCTCCCACCTTTCCCACCAACCGGTGCCCCATGACTATGCACATGCCATTGCTGCCTTCCCAACGCTCGATCGTGCGAGGGAAAGCCTCGATTGCCCTGGTCCGTCTAGTGACGATTCTTGCCACTGTTGCCTATTGCCAAGCGGGAGCCGCTGCGGAACCGGAATCCGATCCGAATGTCGATCGCGTCAACGTTACGTTGGGGGATGCCTCGCTCACCGCGGGGATTCCGGGTGAAGGGCCTTTGACTTTGACCGAAGTCAATCAGTGGCTGGCCGATCCCGTCAATCATCAGCCACTCGAGGTCACTTTGCCGCGCGGTATCGATGCGGCGAAAGCCAACATTTACATTCCGGAAGACAACCCAATGACGCTTGCGAAAGTGGAATTGGGGCGTCAGCTGTTCTTTGATACGCGACTCTCTTCCGACAACACTGTCTCGTGTGCCACTTGCCATGCTCCGGACCAAGGTTGGGGAGCCAACACTCAGTTTGGTGAGGGAGTCGATGGTCAGACAGGCAATCGGAATTCACCGGTCTCGTTCAATCGGATCTTGAGTCGGCATCAATTTCATGATGGTCGCGCCGCCACGCTGGAAGAGCAAGCGGTTGGACCGATCGCGAACCCCATTGAGATGGCGAATAACCACGAGACCTGCGTCGTGACTCTGGCCAAGATTCCTGTGTACCGTGTGCAGTTCGAAAAGATCTTTGGTGACGGCGTCAACATTGACAACGTTGGGAAGGCGATCGCAACTTTCGAACGTGCCATCGTAACCGGGCCTGCGCCGTACGATTACTACGCACCGCTAGCTACCTTCGAAAAGGCGTTCGCTGACGACTTGGAATACTTGGACGAAGAGGACCCCGAACTTGCCAAGCAATACCAAGACTTGAAGAAAGCCGCTGCGGAACATCCGATGAGCGAGTCAGCGATTCGTGGGATGGAATTGACCTTCGGGAAAGCCAACTGCACTGTCTGTCACGCCGGTGCCAACTTCACTGATGAACAGTTCCATAATTTGGGTGTGGGCATGACCGCTGACGATCCCGATTTGGGGCGATTCGTGGTCACGGGTGAAGAAAAAGACAAGGGTGCGTTCAAGACACCAACGATGCGGAATGTCGTTCATTCCGGTCCGTACATGCATGACGGAAGCCAGGAAACGCTGGAAGAAGTGATTAAGTGGTACGACATCGGTGGGCATCCGAACCCATGGCTCAGTGACAAAATGAAGAAGCTCAACCTGTCCGCGACGGAGCGTGCGGATTTGGTCGCGTTCATGGTGGATGGCCTGACGAGTGAGTTTCCTACGATTGAAACCGGGCGGCTTCCTCAGTAATGGGCGATCCCTTTTTCTTGCTGATTTTGTTTGGCATTCCGATCGTTAGCCAGATCGTGTCGTCTCAGATGCGGAAGCGGTTCGTCCAATTTTCTGGACACCCGATGCCGTTGACGGGACGGCAGGCCGCCGAACGAATGTTGCTTGAAAATGGCATCATGGATGTGCGGGTGATTTCGACTGCCGGTCAGTTGACAGATCACTACGATCCTCGCAACAAAACGGTGAACCTGAGTCAGGTTGTCTATGACGAAAGTAATGTCGCGGCAGTTGCCGTGGCCACGCACGAGTGCGGGCATGCTGTTCAGGATGCGACTGGCTATCCGATGTTGGCGGCTCGGTCGAAAATGGTACCGCTATTGAAACTGAGCAACATTGCGTTGCCAGTGTTGGCGTTCGGAGGAGCGGGCATTTCGCAAGTGGCCGGGAACCATGGCACAGCAATCCTGTGCTTGGTCGCGTTGGGGCTGCCAGCCTTATTCAGTCTGGTGACGTTGCCGGTGGAGTTCAACGCCAGTCGGCGTGCCCTGAACTGGCTTGAAGACGTAGGGATTGCCGCAGGCGACCAGTACGCGGGTGCTCGCAAGGCGTTGTTCTGGGCGGCGATGACCTATGTGGTTGCCGCCTTGGGTGCGATTGTCCAGGCGTTGTATTTCGCAAAGCTATTCTTAGGCGGAAGACGTTAAGTTGGGCCAGCGTTGAGTTGGACCCGCGTTGAGGGCGGCGCCGCCGAGCGGTCTCTGCTGACTAGAGGTCGCTGCGATAGCGTCGTTCGCGAGACGCTCGGTCACCTCGGCGGGTGATCCAACCAAAAGCGATGACCGCGATGATTCCGAAGATCACACCGAAGGCTGCCACTCGTCCAATCGAGTTGACGCCGATTGGATCGGTGGATTTGGGACTCAAGTCTTCGATCACGCCAGCGACAATCAGTGGTGCGAATTGTTTGCCGCCGTGAGCCGTCATGAGATCCGAATCATAGCTCCAAAGCCGATAGAAGAACCCCTCGACCTGCACCATGATTGTTTTGGTGGTGACAAGAGAATCGTCTTGGGCGTCGCGTAAAAATTCAGGCAAAGTCGCTGTGACAATGGTGACTGGATAGCGATTCTCCATCACGACTGGATCGCCATCGGGGACTTCGAGTTTGAGTTGGACGTTGCCTAGGTCGCCAATGGCATCGATTTGATAGTATTCGTCACCACCAATCTGCATGCGGCGTTCGGTGGACTCAACGGCAACTCGCGTCGCACGCACCGTTTCGACACGGAGTCGAATCCATTGTCCGGTGAACTGGGATGGAGACTTCAGCAGGTCGACTGGCGATGCATCAACAACACTCGCACGCAGGCGTTGGACTTCGCTCGATTCCCGGTTCAGGCTGACTCGCCGAGCCGCGCCAATTGCGGGAAAGAAGACGGGCGAGTCATTGGCCGAGATCGACTGGCGGTCAAGTTTCGCCACTTCAGGAAGTCGGCTCAGGTCCACTCCCGAGGCCGAAAGGAAGTCGCCCGCCGGAGACATCGGACGAGCCGGATTCCAGTGCAGTCGTCCAGCGACGCGAACATCGATTTCAGGATACTGGCCAATCAACGCACCCGTGCCGGTCAGTCGGTCGCCGATCTCGAGTTCGACAGGCAACGCTTCGAACGCGACGATTGTGAAATCGTTGTCGTCGAGTTTCAGTTTCGCCAGTTGCAAATCATGCAGTTCCAGCATGTCGTTCAGTTCGTCTGGGACCGGCATGGATTTCAGTTCGGTAATAACACCATCGATCTCGATTGCGTCCCCGATTTCAGCGTGGGGGCCTGAGCCTGTGGCACTGGTGCTTTGTCGTTGTTGCAGAATGTTGTCGCTCAATCGGTTCAGTCGATATATCAGCTTTGCCAGGGAAGCGTCGTCCCAGTGGAGTTGACTCAGGCCTGAAACGTCGATCGGTTCCGCGTCGACGGGCCACGTAATCGCTTGCAGATTGGACTGATCGAACCCAGGCAGTAGATCCAGGATAGACTCGGCAAAGGCGTTCGCTGGGAAGCAACACAGGACAGCGAGCAATCCTGCTTCCAGGGTGACGGGACGTTTGGAGCGACGCTTGCGCAGTTGACGATTTAGCGATGCGGTTCGCCACATCACCCAGGCTGAAAAGATTCCACCGATCCCGATGGCTGCCATCACGATCCAAACCATCGATGGTTTGGGATC
Proteins encoded:
- a CDS encoding ABC transporter substrate-binding protein — encoded protein: MKRKCDRRAALKMCTASLTLASMPTKRVQSAPIQAATGPSKATAPAAPVSAPQAQSEITIHSPTKWKLRILGTHVTLQEKLRLKAQQDLGIELEFAPGGSAQVMHQASTQPKSFDLYEQWSNSIRVLWQAQTIQPIDSTRIRNWSEINQLTTQGRLTSDARVGAGDAPNKILFVQEDNSLGSRVTDRVSFLPYVHNADSFGYDASQIKRGIAYETESWSWLLDEKHHGKVAIVNEPTIGLFDLALAAQAKGLLQFRDIGNLTRKELDQLFSILLEYRKSGHFRGVWSSVPASVELMKRGESSIESMFSPAVYQLRGQGIDCVYASPREGYRAWHGVMCLSTAVSSETQDAAYEYMNWWLSGWPGAFIARQGYYISNPQRSKPFLSEAEWDFWYRGLPATEELVGTDGSKVAEKGQRRDGGSYEKRFSNVAVWNTVMQNYEYSLIRWNEFLSS
- a CDS encoding PP2C family protein-serine/threonine phosphatase; the encoded protein is MNDPSYESCSPESFDFGEHGVARGLTDVGRRRSQNQDQFLIAELRKSMQVQASSLRFESQTNLFGDARGQLWIVADGMGGHAAGQRASRVAMDQLIQQLLNTVHWFLQSDQVQSVDESEFVSSLQRILHVAHAQILSEAESDQSQRGMGTTLTMAYVVWPRMYVVHVGDSRCYLVRDGVCEQLTTDHTLAHQLVEAGGLNPEDEAASRWSNVLWNVLGGSGEHELTAEVRRVDLMEGDTVLLCSDGLSRYLSATALADVIAEGTSELNAVCQRLVDLANEAGGEDNITVIVAKPDRVLLATRPNRDDELDLRNLLTNPGVSPDDYSDAETLPG
- a CDS encoding sensor histidine kinase; the protein is MTDSAIRYSLRQRIYAMCAILMGVCVFSTLILWVNQARWSSNFEVYEQSERTVSAIREIDRDIQELKAQAEKYLQTGGLSQLAGAISIQETLLFKIDSVIVQDDAASMRELLQRMRLSLVTFDDQLEQAADERELRTQLVQVELPIQDAKVNQTIDELQKQVLFNNTNRSAKTDSDLIDGVQAYLNAQQSLQQYFINPQSSDFDSAIASVSTCRQLMQRVADQNDLEAATAIQKRLDQELAEFIQLGTRAFQATRSYMFYSNIVMAGEISEFTYYSNRLKDEVEVRRNQDQLARNASNRNIRIISILTSIAAIALAAALATRLSLTIVSPLSSITETFRRLGSGETIETIPALDRNDEIGRMAQAAQVFSDRNRETQELLVDSERLRKEVSEKASALEEMNEELDHFAYVASHDLKSPLRGINHLATWVREDCSDLLPEESNKHLLLMQERVKKMEALLDDLLNYSRVGRVEQHTETVDVGSLLATIISMVDPPEGFRITAANRLPVLQTFRTPLEQVLRNLINNAVKYNDKGGQGTIEVKTSRDGDVCRFAVRDNGPGIDPRFHQKVFEMYQRIAIDVDGTGMGLAIAKKQINNLGGDIWIESSLGEGATFIFTWPAKWISTSPTAPNSSVA
- a CDS encoding ABC transporter ATP-binding protein yields the protein MPIQPSRLRFDDYRQTVRNRHSDPKSRHAGGSVHGSSDRSAKKIGDRERSFMELFREFWKLIDGHRKTIVSALVFLTISIALRLIPPLGTKLAIDSVLTKPAQPLPEWMSQLDGVEAVLGDPVSAPMRTLVGIAIAVTVITLIGTAANLAGRWLATKAVNQSQVSIRRHVFDHAVRLPLHHVYSMKSGGVASLIREDAGGVSEMIFSMLYNPWRAVVQFIGSLVILMFVDWKLMLGGLALLPIVWITHRTYINRIRPLFRDVRKQRQRIDSGATETFGGIRVVRTFSRARSESSRYVREGDFLVRQQLFTWWWMRIIETIWEVIIPLASTGLLLYGGFQIIDGDLTLGDLMMFLVYLTMLLDPLATIAGSAVTFQNNLAGLDRILDVLDVDEELPSREGASRLSSQVRGGAIAMQNVSFAYPGSDAKVLRNVSLNVESGQTVAIVGRSGAGKTTLTNLISRFYDPTEGAVLFNGVDLRDIQLSSYRSLLGIVEQDVFLFDGSIHENIAYAQPRANREMVIQAARAAAADEFISKFKDGYETLIGERGVKLSGGQRQRLAIARAILADPQILILDEATSNLDSESERLIQGSLEELLQDRTAFVIAHRLSTIVGADQIVVLEDGEVLEVGTHQELLDQGGRYRDMIQLQMSDQTHSVGT
- a CDS encoding DUF1559 domain-containing protein, which encodes MSYSAEPTPARCFEFKQRAKSVQHAGSVPRFEILRPRPGFTLVELLVVIAIIGVLVGLLLPAVQGAREAARRMSCSNNVKQIGLGLHNYHAAYNQLPIQGTGATNEANNSSTAAQDDDGTGFTRLELSYLVGLLPFVEQQAVWEQVSNPMVEEDGDLWPAFGPRPIVGDYPPWATNISTFRCPSDPGSGLPALGRTNYAACTGDSFYHAMEGVTVWTGSVSNGRWLYETDAQAMMRSRCGLRGAFVTRKTMRFRDIIDGLSNTIAVGEIITGLQDNDVRAVGFDDTKHGGTTLKMLNNPKLCEEVGMADGWLDPSRPGFWTGGADTSEVTQRGYRWADYHPMHTQFNTVLPPNAEVCTVSKSERYGVLPSSSHHLGGVHLLLADGAVKFVTDSIDAGNPKSPCVFCDATSSGDDSSLPAGSHSPYGLWGALGTRASRESIQEAF